ATCGCTGAACACTTTCTTGACGACCCGGCTGGTCTGTTCCTCCGAGTCGTCGGAATTCAAGATCAGCATCCGCGACGCGTCCTCATCGAGAAGTTTGCTTTTTGTCGTGGATTCGCAAAACGCGACGGGGCCTTCCTGAATGACCACTTCCGTGGTCATCTGCCCATCCGGCCCGCGAGTGGCGACAGCCTTGACGAGCCGCCCTTCGCTGACCAGCTCTCGCCAGCTCCGGTTGGCGTCCACAACTTCGGGTGTTTCCCCCTGCGGGCGTTCACCCAGGGTCACGAAACGATGACGCAGGCTTCCCGGGGGAAGATAGAACCAACTCTGCGGGCTGGCCTGAGTCAACTTGATTGTTGCTTCGGGAGGGAAGAGCGCGCCCACTTTCTGTAACACATGCGATTTTCCAGTGGACGTGGGACCCACGATAACGGCCGCCAACGGGCTTGCCAGCAAACGGCTCACCCCCACGAGCCATACAGTCAAGGCTGTCTCGGCCTCTCCGGCAACACCCAGTGTGCAAACGTCGTCATAAACCTCCCGGAGTAATTCGGGGCTGTTTGCCATCCGCTCCGCCTCGGCGACGATCTCTGGCGGTGTTTTTTCTAACTCACGGCGGGCGATTTCAAAGGGATCAGTGGAATTGCCGTTGCCGCGGGCTGCCTGTTCTTTCGCCGCTTTATCCACTTCATCGGCTAGGTTAAGAAGCATGCCCTCGAACGCCCGGGCTAACTCCTGCCCCGGGCGCTGAAGCGTCTGCCCTAACCTCTCAAAAAAGCGTTTACGAGCGTTTGCGTTGTCAACATCAACTTTGTCACGGAACACTTCCGCCCCATTTTCCCATACCATGACGAGTCGGCGGACGGACCCGTTATGGGGAGTGACAACAAAATTCAGTGGAATCATTTGCGAAACCTCCTGCGATGAGCGATAGCGCGAGACCAGGCCCGGTGAAATGCCGGCGGAAGCGACACAGGCCCAGTTGGGTACTTTGAAATGGACTTTGCGATGGCCAGTACTTCCCGCTCAGGAAGCGGCGGGCGACAACGCGACTGATTGGCCGCCAAAAGAGCGGCCGCTATCTCATCCTGTGAAAAGCCCAGTCGGCGGAGTCGGCCCGCAAGACGCGTCAGGCCGATATTTCTTTGCCCTTCGCAAAGGATCGAACCCTCTCGGGCCATTTCTTCGGCGGACTTCGGATCGGGGGCGTGTTCGATGGCCTTCGCGGCGGCTTTCAGTGCTGCGTCCAGCCACTCCGGCGGCGGTGGGAGTTGATCGCGTGGCACAAGTGGCCGGATCCAGCGGTATGCTTTGCCGTTGACCAATGATGGTGGTGCCACCACATAGCCCCGTGGGCCTTTCGTATCGACCCCCGGGGCAATCACCCCAACTGAATTTCCCCAATCCGCCCTGAAGTAAAGATGAAAACCACCCCGCGGGGTTTGGACCAACGGGCACCCTGTGGCCTTCAGCTCCTGCCGGCGCTGGTCACCGGGCCACCCTGCCTCCAGGGCTGCTGGGTCGATGTCCAGCACAGAGAAGCCTTCTCCGGTTGCTATGCCCCAGTTGCACCCCGGAAACTCTGCCAGCCACTGGCGGACGGTCGCCTCGTCACGGGCGGCCCGTTCCGGCCATCCTGGTAGGAGTGGACGCTTACTGCCGCAGTGAAGAGGGTGGACCCGGTAGCCCAGGCGTTGGTAGGTGAACAAAACTTGGCTCACGGGACGCTCCTTTCCAGGCAAACTGGGGTTGCGTCCACGCGGCCCAGAACCTAAAATATAAACGTCGGTTTAGGTTGTGGGGGTGGACGCACCCCACGGCGGCGGCGTCGGTCACTGGGACTAGCGATCGACGCCCTTTTCTTTTGTGGTCTTCAGTTGGGAAGCAATCCACTCATCTAAGGCCCGCACGTCGTACCGAATTAAGGCACCCACCCGGACGTACGGGATTTCCCCTCGGCGGCGTAAGTTGCCCAAATGGCTGGTGCTCACGCCCAACCGCCGGGCTGCCGTTTTTTCGTCGATCAGTACTTGCTCGGGCTGGCTTCCTGTCGCGTTCTGTCGCATGCGTTTACTCCGTAAGCTGGAACCACGAAACTGAAACAAAACCAACGCTTTTCTGTCAGTTTAGCAACGCTGCGCGATACAAATTTCGCTGTGTCTGTATGTGGTTCCATATGTGTAACTGGCTACGTGGAAGCTGGCGGTTAGCGGAAAAGACGTCCCATTGAGTTTAGGGCTGCCCAACACCGGGGGCACATATTGTGAAACACCGACAGAAAAGGGGCCGTTCGAGGTTACAATTTTCGGACAAGATGTGTCAATGAGATGGCTTACTGTATTGCACCCCCCACAAGATGCAGGGCCACTTTTAGGTCCACCACCTTTGTGAGACGCGGAAAAAATCAGTGTTTTGAAAGTAAATTCGAATCCTCTCCAGGGCATTGATCCTTTTCCGTTTCTTTCCTATTGCGTGCTTTTCGATTTCAATAGCGTAGTTCTCAAAGCTTTCACGGGTGCGCCCTCGGGGGCGGCCCTTGTAAAACCTCGATTTAAAGCGATTTAAAGCCGTGCTTTTAAATTTAAAGCCGCCCTTTTAAAGAGAGGCGAGTTTATCGACATTTCCGACACAGGCGGCGGGGCAGTGCTCGCAACAATTCCCCTCTCGTGGCACGTGGAACGCCTGACTCGCATCATCTCTCAAGTTGATTGCCGATTCCGGACCTCTCCCCGGTCAACGATTTCCAGTTATACTCTGAGGAAACTCGACACCGGTCAGCCTCAAAAAGACACCTTTTTCGTGGAGAGGACGGATTCATGTCTGCGTTCTTCTGGACTTGCCTTGCGGTGGCGTGCGCGGCGAACGCACCTTGCGATCTTGTCACGGAGAAGTGGGAAATCCTGGACGCTTGGGAAATTGGGCCGGCTTGGGCTGGCCATCCGGTGGGCTTCTTTCTGCTTACAGTTCCGCCCTACCAGTACGTGGCCTTTTATGACGCCGAGCGACAACTGGTTGTCGGACAGCGGAAACTCGATGAATCACCTTTTCGCTTCAAAAAGCTGCCAACGTCGGTGGGATGGGACAGTCATAACAGCATCGTGATGGCAGTGGACAAACGCGGGTACCTTCATGTCAGTGGTAACATGCACGTCACACCGCTCATTCATTTTCGGATGACCAGGCCCCACGATCTGGAGAGCTTAATTCCCATCCACAAAATGGTTGGGGAAAATGAAGACCGCGTCACCTATCCTCATTTCATCACCACACCAAACGGTGATCTCGTCTTTTATTACCGCGACGGCGCCAGCGGCCGTGGACGCCAACTTTTTAACGTTTATGACGCGGAATCGCAGTCCTGGCGGCGGCTTTTGCCGGTCCCACTGTTGGATGGGGGAGAAGAAATGAGCGCGTATCCGTCGGGGCCGATTTTGGGCCCAGACGGGATGTGGCATCTCTGCTGGATGTGGCGGGATACGCCGGATTGCAGCACCAACCACGACATCAGCTACGCCCGAAGCCGCGATCTCGTCCACTGGGAAACGGTGGATGGCAGACCTCTCAACTTACCCATCACACCAGCGACGCCAGGTGTAATTGTCGATCCGGTGCCCATCAAACTGGGACTAATCAACGTCGGGCATCATGTAGGATTCGACAGCCAGCGCCGGCCCATCGTCACCTATCACAAATACGACCAGGCAGGCCGAAGCCAAATCTACAACGCCCGGTGGGAAAACGATCGATGGGTGATTTATCAGACGAGTAACTGGGAGTATCGATGGGAGTTTTCCGGAGGAGGAAGTATCGGCGCGGAAATCACAGCCGGCCCCGTCCAGATTGCAAAGGCGGGATACCTCGTTCAGAAGTTCAGTCACAGTCAGTACGGAAGCGGCACCTGGGTTCTGGACGAAAAGACACTGCGTCCGATTGACACCTGTCTGCACACTGTCCGCTTGCCTGCGGAGATTGCGCGACGGGAATCTGAATTTCCGGGAATGGAGGTCCGCCTGGCCTGGGACTCGGGGAAACCACCGGCCGAAGAATCTTACTTGCTTAAATGGGAAACCTTGCCGCCCAATCGAGACCGACCTCGTGCGGGGCCGCTGCCACCCCCAAGCACCTTGCGGCTGTATCATCTGAGGCGCATGCCATGACCAGGCCCTGCCAGCCGCAAAACATCGAGCACGTTGGCCGTGGAATGCGACGGATCTTGACGGATCTTTCCGTGCTTGACCGGAGCCGATTCCCCTGAGAGAAGTATGCACGAGGCAGAACTTCAGGGCAACCGCGATACGCAACGTCTAACCGTACGATCCCGTGCGGCCCGAGTTCAACCGTGGCGACGGCTCTGGAAATCGAACAACTTTGGCCTCGTGTCTATTTGACACCAAAGAGCGGACCAGATACGGGGCGTTCCTTCCCCCAGACATGGCCAGGCGGACCTGCAGTTCGGCGAGGAGCCCAACGGCTAGAAGGATCAGACTCATCCCCCAAGAGACAACCGCTGCTGCCAAAAGAGGGATGCCGAGGGGCAAACGCCCCAGGACGGTCCACACCAGTCCCGGCACCGCCATCATGGTCCCCAGGCATCCCACCATAGCAGATAAGGCTGCCATCAGGCGGATGGGTTTCCATCGATAGCGGGTAAGGAACACAATCAGGGGCAAGTCCGCCAGAACTGCGAAGAATCTGCGCAGTCCGTATTTGCTTTTTCCAGATCTTCTCGGCCGGTGATTCACGACAATCACGGTGCTTTTTGCCCCCAGGTCGCGGGCCAGGATGGGCAGGTAGCGGTGCATGTCGCCCACCAGTTCGAGATGCTCCACCACCCAGCGGCGCATCGCACGTATCCCGCAACCCAGATCGGGTGTGGGGGCACCTGTCAGTTTGCGAATCAGCCAGTTGGCGACCCGGGAGGGAAGTCGGCGACTCAGGTAGGAATCCTGCCGGTGCAGTCGCCAGCCATGAACGATGTCGTAGCCCTCCGCGATCTTCGCCAGAAAATGCGGGATGTCCCGCGGATCGTTCTGAAGGTCTCCGTCGAGCGTGATAATGACGTCCCCCTGCGAGGCGTCCATGGCCGCGCGGAGTGCCGCGGCCTGACCGAAGCGTCGTGTGAGAAAGATTACCTGGACATTGCCATCTTTTTCAGCAATCTGAGACAGCTTTTGAGGAGTTTCGTCGGTGGAACCATCGTCCACGTAGTAGATATCCCAGGGGCAGTTGAGGGATTGCAGAACCTCGCTCAATTCGTTGTGCAAGGTCTCAATGTTGCCCGCTTCGTTGTGAAGCGGAATCACCACAGACACCGAAGGCGGCTGGCGCGTTGTTTCACCGCACGCGGCAAAATCCATCGTTTCAGCTTCCTTGCCGAAAGCGTTTTAAACCTGGCCGGGGGCAGCAAGAATCTGACCGAGCCTCGGGCTAGTTGATTACTCCGAAATAGGGCATAGCGCCGGAGATTGGCCGGCGCCCGATCTTCGGGATTTTCGCCACAACGCCTCTGTGCTAAGCTTCATGCGGAACAGGGCGAGTATAGCGGAACTGGGCAAACTCGGGCAACGTCAAATTCTCGGTGACATCCGAGAGGAGCACGATCCGCCGCGGATTCCAAGATCGGTTAGGGCTTGTCATGAATCGCCCCCGATCGGCCGCACTTTTGTGTTGCAGGACCAATTCCTGAATTCTCCCTACCGGCGGGAATTGCCCGGGCGGGATCCGACGGGCTCCTTGCAAATGGTGGGCGCTTTTTGCAGAGCACGACGAAAAGAAGACGAAAAGAACTCGTCCTTTCCCGTATTTCCTGCGTTGCATCTACCACTTCCGGCGGGGAACTTCGGGTTTCCTCACTCTTGACTTGGATAGCTGGAATCAGAAACTGAAATTAAAGTGGCGACCAAATACGAGCGGGCCTGTCTACGCAGTCGCGTGGACTAATCGCTTGCGCGGGAGATAATTCTCTCTGTCTTGCACCCCGGAATGGCAGGTGGCAATGCAGGCAAGGACGCGGCAGCTTTCGTGAGAAGGCTCGCGGCAATGCTACGCTGGCCCTGCCGGAGCCCGGAAGGCCACCGATAACGCAGGATGGATTCAACTCACCGAGGCATCGGAGGAAGCAAACATGTGGGCAGGCGATTCACATGCCCAATCGGATCGGCCGGAAAAGCAATCCGGTCAGCCCGAAAAGTCGGCTGAACAAGTGGGATCGGCTGACGAGCGAATTGTTGTGGACGAAGAGTGGAAAGCCCGGGTGGAAAAAGAAAAACGGGAGACTCGCCAGCAGCGCCAGTCATCTTCGTCGCCCGGGGAGGGTGATCCTCCATTACCCCCGCCCACCCTCACCGGGTTGGCCAGCAGCTTTTCCATGCAGGCTCTGGCCGCCCTGGGGCTTTTGCCCGATCCTTTGACTGGCAAGGTCGAGGTACGGCTGAATCGGGCCCGGCACCTCATCGACACAATCAATCTGCTTTATGAGAAGACAAGCGGAAACATCACGCCGGAAGAGAAACAGGCCCTGGAACAGATGCTGCACGAACTTCGCCTTGCCTATGTACAGATTCAGGCGGCGCAACAGCGATCCTCTTGATCTTGCTCTCCTTCGCCGATGGGTGTTGAAAATACCCAGGTGTGAATACCCCAGCCACTTGAAGGTGGGGGCCGAGCATCCAGAAATAACAGGGACGCCCCCGGCTTCGCAGCTTTGCCACTGAATTTGCGATATCAGGGTGCTTGTCGTCTATTTTTGCGTTCCGCTCGAGAGGCGATCACTTTTGCCGGTTCGTTAGACGAGGCCTTTCCTTACCGCCCAAACGGCGGCCTGCGTGCGGTCGTTCACGTTCAATTTTCGTAAAATATTTTGCACGTGTTCCTTGACTGTTTCCACACTGATGTCCAGCGAGTTGGCGATCTCCCTGTTGGAAAGTCCCAGCGCGATATGCCGCAGCACCTGAGTCTCCCGCTGGGTGAGCTGGACCATATCATCCTCGATGGGCTGCTTGGATTGCATCGCCTGAATGACCTCCCCCAGTCGGCTATCGACCTTGGGCGGTTCGCCGGCTGCCGCGGCGTGAATTGCCCGAATGATCTCGTCCCGACCGGCCCCTTTGAGAAGGTATTCCGATACCCCAAGGGCAACGGCTCTCGCAGCGTAGCTTTGATAGTCATAGGTGGAAAGCAAAACCACCCGAGTGTCGAGGCCTTCTTCGCGAATTTTCACCAAAGTTTCCAGGCCGTCCAGGTCGGGAAAGCGAATGTCCAAAACGAGTACGTCTGGGCGGAGGGTCTTCACCTTTTCCACGGTTTCGGCACCAGTGGCCGCCTCACCGATAACCTCGATATCAGAGCCCTTGAGAAGCTCCTTCAGACCCCAGCGGATTACTTCATGATCGTCGGCTATGAGAACTCGAATCGCCATCTTACGGTCCCTCCAGGTTTGAGACCATTCGTTCCGCCTGCTTGCATAAGATATTTAGGCAATCCTTCCCATCAGGGGGAGTTTGCCCCCGAGGGCTATCTGAAAAATAATCCTACCACCCTATAGGCGTAAAGCAAACCACCACCAAGGTGAGTTAGGGATCGCCCCCCCAATTCTGATGGTATCCGACCACGCCGAGATTTCGCATTCTTCTCGAAAGAGTTCGCCATGTTTCCCAGATTGCGCATGTTGACTATCAGCCTTGCATAAGGTAGATACTTCTCGACGGGTTATCGGTCTTGGCTCTCATTGAGAGTTCCCCCCTCAAGGGTTGATCTCGATTCAGCAGGTGACCTCATGCCCAAGGCAGCGCTCTTGCTCGTTGACGATGATCGTCACCTTCTTCAGGCGATGGCCAACTGGCTGCGGGAGCAGGATTATCGCGTGGACACTGCCACGGGGGTACAGGAGGCGCTCCGCGAACTGGCGAGGCGGTCCTATGACGTTGCCGTTGTGGACATCCGACTTGGCGACGGCGACGGCTTTGATGTCCTCAGGTTCTGCCGGGAACGTTACCCGGAGATGCCAGTCATTCTCGTGACCGGCTACGGTTCCGTGGACCTGGCAGTGGAGGCGATTCGTGCCGGGGCGTTTGACTTTCTCACCAAACCCCTCATCGACGAGGAGCTCCAGGTAGCCATTGAGCGGGCGCTCAACCAGAAACGCGTGGTCGAAGAGAACAAAAACCTGAAGACTCAGCTCGACATGCGTTACGGCCTGGATGCCATCGTGGGGCGGGACCACCGGATGCTCCGCGTGTACGACGTCATCGAGGCTGTCGCCGACACAAAAGCGACCGTGCTCATTACCGGGGAAAGTGGCACAGGCAAGTCGCTGATCGCGCGTGCCATTCATCGACGGAGCAGTCGGCGGGACAAACCGTTCGTGGAAGTTGCCTGTGGAGCGTTGCCGGAGACACTCCTGGAAAGCGAACTCTTTGGCCACGTGGCGGGGGCCTTCACCGGCGCCACTGGGGACAAGATCGGAAAATTCAAGCAAGCGGATGGAGGCACGATTTTTCTCGACGAAATTGGGACGGCCAGCCCGGCACTCCAGGTGAAACTCCTCCGCGTTCTCCAGGACTACCAGTTTGAGCCTGTGGGCGGTACGGAGACGATTACGGTGGATGTGCGGGTTATTCTGGCCACCAACGAAGACCTGCAAAAGGCAGTCCAGGAAGGACGGTTCCGACGGGACCTCTATTATCGGATCAACGTCATCAACATCGAGTTGCCTCCGCTGCGGGAGCGTGTGTCGGATATTCCCCTTCTCGCGGAGCACTTCCTGAAACGCATCTGCGAGGAGATGGGACGACCACTGAAAACCCTCAGCGATGAGGCCCTGGCGGCCCTCCAGGCATATCGGTGGCCCGGCAATGTGCGTGAGCTTCAGAACGTCCTTGAACGGGCGGTCCTTCTTGGCCGAAAACCGGTCATCACCCTGGAGGACCTCCCCCCGGATGTCGCGGCGGCTCTTACCCCTGGACTGGGCCCTCCGGAAAAAGCTCCGTTAAAACAGGCACTCCAGCTTCCCGAACGGCAGATTATTCTACAGATGCTGGAGATGCACAACTGGAACCGGCAGGCGACGGCCAAAGCCCTGGGGATCAACCGCACGACGCTCTACAAAAAGATGAAGCGTCTGGGAATCGAGGAGCCCGAGTCAACGCGGGAAAAATCCGAGGAACACGGCTCAACCGTGTGTCGATGATCTCGACACGCGTGTCGATCGGCGCAACACAACCCAACGTGGCCGCGGAATTCGATCAGTCGTGTCACACAAACGCGGTCCATTCCCTATAATCTAAGTTGGCAATTGAGCGGAAGTTAAATCGCGATCCCCTGGCTAACTCTAAAAACAACTCGAAAATCGTTGGTATTTATTTTGCTTAGCTCCAACGCGATCGCTTTATTGAGCTGACCGACCTTGCCCAAGAGGGGGCATCTTCTGGTGGACTTGAATTTCAGAGGAAGGAAAAAACCATGAGCAAGCGTAGTTTTTCATTTTGGATTCTTCCTGTGGCAATTGCGATACACTCAATCACGCTATGGACCATTTCGTGCGGAGGCGTATACGGCGAAGAGGCGGCCGCCGTCAGGGTCGGTCCGGATCCGACAGCGTACAAAACCTGTGTGGATAAGGGCGTCAACTACTTGGTGACGCATCAGATGCCGGATGGGTCGTTTTCTCCGGAAACGGGGGTGGGTATTACGGCTTTAGCTGTGGCAGCCCTGGTGCGGAGCGGCCTGACTACTCATGATCCGCCGGTTCGCGCAGGCCTGGCTTATCTGGAAAAGCAGATCCAACCGGACGGCGGCATCTATACGCCCGAGGGCTTCTACAAAAACTACGAAACCTGCATTGCCATGATGTGTTTCCAGTGGGCTGATCCCGAGCGTTACAAAGACGTCATCGCCCGGGCCGAAAAGTTCGTTAAGGACATTCAATGGGATGAGAGTGAAGACAAAAATCCCAGTGATTATTTTTATGGGGGTGCCGGTTATGGCCGAAGTAAGAGACCCGATCTTTCCAATACAGCGTTTCTCATCGATGCCCTGCGCGCTGTGGGGCGTGGGCCGGACGACCCAGCTATCCAGAAGGCCCTCATCTTTGTTTCGCGGTGCCAGAATCTAGAGACGGAGTACAATACGACCCCATTTGCCAGTAAGAATCCCGATGGCGGTTTTTATTACACCTGCGCTGCGGGCGGGCAGAGCATGGCCGGTCAGACCCCGACGGGTGGCCTTCGCAGTTATGGATCGATGACGTATGCGGGTTTGAAGAGCCTCATCTATGCCGGTCTTACGGCGGATGACCCCCGCGTCCAGGCGGCCAAGCGGTGGATCGCGCAGCACTACGACCTCGATAGTAATCCTGGGCTGGGCCAGCAGGGGCTTTACTACTACTATCACACCTTCGCCAAAACGATGGACGCTCTTGGAGAACCGTTCTTCGTGGATGCCCAGGGAAGGCGGCACGATTGGCGGGCTGAATTGTTTGAAGCGCTGGCAAAACGTCAACGCGAGGATGGGTCCTGGGTCAACACGGCGGATCGCTGGATGGAGGGCGACCCCAATCTCGTGACGGCGTACGCACTGCTGGCCCTGTCGTACTGTCGGCCCACCGAAATCAAACCGACTGGCACCGGTTCCACCCAGTCGGGTGGCTCGGCGCGACCGTGAGTCGCAATTCAGTCGTCGTTCACATGCATCTGGTGTCAACCTGGCAGACAGTTCCGTATGTCTTCCCCAAGACCTCTCGCGCTGCGTTTAGAAGGTGGTGACCTCGTCATTGAATGGAATGACGGGGTCACCGCACGTTATCCTCCCGATCGGCTTCGTCAACTGTGTCCCTGCGCCACGTGCAAAGAGATAAACGCGCGAGGCAGTTCCGGAGAGGCTCCTCGGGTCACCCTCAAAGAAGTGACGCCGGTGGGCAACTATGCCTACAAAATCGGCTTCAGCGACG
This is a stretch of genomic DNA from Thermogutta terrifontis. It encodes these proteins:
- a CDS encoding bifunctional DNA primase/polymerase — encoded protein: MSQVLFTYQRLGYRVHPLHCGSKRPLLPGWPERAARDEATVRQWLAEFPGCNWGIATGEGFSVLDIDPAALEAGWPGDQRRQELKATGCPLVQTPRGGFHLYFRADWGNSVGVIAPGVDTKGPRGYVVAPPSLVNGKAYRWIRPLVPRDQLPPPPEWLDAALKAAAKAIEHAPDPKSAEEMAREGSILCEGQRNIGLTRLAGRLRRLGFSQDEIAAALLAANQSRCRPPLPEREVLAIAKSISKYPTGPVSLPPAFHRAWSRAIAHRRRFRK
- a CDS encoding helix-turn-helix domain-containing protein; translated protein: MRQNATGSQPEQVLIDEKTAARRLGVSTSHLGNLRRRGEIPYVRVGALIRYDVRALDEWIASQLKTTKEKGVDR
- a CDS encoding BNR repeat-containing protein; translation: MSAFFWTCLAVACAANAPCDLVTEKWEILDAWEIGPAWAGHPVGFFLLTVPPYQYVAFYDAERQLVVGQRKLDESPFRFKKLPTSVGWDSHNSIVMAVDKRGYLHVSGNMHVTPLIHFRMTRPHDLESLIPIHKMVGENEDRVTYPHFITTPNGDLVFYYRDGASGRGRQLFNVYDAESQSWRRLLPVPLLDGGEEMSAYPSGPILGPDGMWHLCWMWRDTPDCSTNHDISYARSRDLVHWETVDGRPLNLPITPATPGVIVDPVPIKLGLINVGHHVGFDSQRRPIVTYHKYDQAGRSQIYNARWENDRWVIYQTSNWEYRWEFSGGGSIGAEITAGPVQIAKAGYLVQKFSHSQYGSGTWVLDEKTLRPIDTCLHTVRLPAEIARRESEFPGMEVRLAWDSGKPPAEESYLLKWETLPPNRDRPRAGPLPPPSTLRLYHLRRMP
- a CDS encoding glycosyltransferase family 2 protein; this encodes MDFAACGETTRQPPSVSVVIPLHNEAGNIETLHNELSEVLQSLNCPWDIYYVDDGSTDETPQKLSQIAEKDGNVQVIFLTRRFGQAAALRAAMDASQGDVIITLDGDLQNDPRDIPHFLAKIAEGYDIVHGWRLHRQDSYLSRRLPSRVANWLIRKLTGAPTPDLGCGIRAMRRWVVEHLELVGDMHRYLPILARDLGAKSTVIVVNHRPRRSGKSKYGLRRFFAVLADLPLIVFLTRYRWKPIRLMAALSAMVGCLGTMMAVPGLVWTVLGRLPLGIPLLAAAVVSWGMSLILLAVGLLAELQVRLAMSGGRNAPYLVRSLVSNRHEAKVVRFPEPSPRLNSGRTGSYG
- a CDS encoding DUF1844 domain-containing protein; the protein is MWAGDSHAQSDRPEKQSGQPEKSAEQVGSADERIVVDEEWKARVEKEKRETRQQRQSSSSPGEGDPPLPPPTLTGLASSFSMQALAALGLLPDPLTGKVEVRLNRARHLIDTINLLYEKTSGNITPEEKQALEQMLHELRLAYVQIQAAQQRSS
- a CDS encoding response regulator, with product MAIRVLIADDHEVIRWGLKELLKGSDIEVIGEAATGAETVEKVKTLRPDVLVLDIRFPDLDGLETLVKIREEGLDTRVVLLSTYDYQSYAARAVALGVSEYLLKGAGRDEIIRAIHAAAAGEPPKVDSRLGEVIQAMQSKQPIEDDMVQLTQRETQVLRHIALGLSNREIANSLDISVETVKEHVQNILRKLNVNDRTQAAVWAVRKGLV
- a CDS encoding sigma-54-dependent transcriptional regulator, coding for MPKAALLLVDDDRHLLQAMANWLREQDYRVDTATGVQEALRELARRSYDVAVVDIRLGDGDGFDVLRFCRERYPEMPVILVTGYGSVDLAVEAIRAGAFDFLTKPLIDEELQVAIERALNQKRVVEENKNLKTQLDMRYGLDAIVGRDHRMLRVYDVIEAVADTKATVLITGESGTGKSLIARAIHRRSSRRDKPFVEVACGALPETLLESELFGHVAGAFTGATGDKIGKFKQADGGTIFLDEIGTASPALQVKLLRVLQDYQFEPVGGTETITVDVRVILATNEDLQKAVQEGRFRRDLYYRINVINIELPPLRERVSDIPLLAEHFLKRICEEMGRPLKTLSDEALAALQAYRWPGNVRELQNVLERAVLLGRKPVITLEDLPPDVAAALTPGLGPPEKAPLKQALQLPERQIILQMLEMHNWNRQATAKALGINRTTLYKKMKRLGIEEPESTREKSEEHGSTVCR
- a CDS encoding prenyltransferase/squalene oxidase repeat-containing protein; this encodes MSKRSFSFWILPVAIAIHSITLWTISCGGVYGEEAAAVRVGPDPTAYKTCVDKGVNYLVTHQMPDGSFSPETGVGITALAVAALVRSGLTTHDPPVRAGLAYLEKQIQPDGGIYTPEGFYKNYETCIAMMCFQWADPERYKDVIARAEKFVKDIQWDESEDKNPSDYFYGGAGYGRSKRPDLSNTAFLIDALRAVGRGPDDPAIQKALIFVSRCQNLETEYNTTPFASKNPDGGFYYTCAAGGQSMAGQTPTGGLRSYGSMTYAGLKSLIYAGLTADDPRVQAAKRWIAQHYDLDSNPGLGQQGLYYYYHTFAKTMDALGEPFFVDAQGRRHDWRAELFEALAKRQREDGSWVNTADRWMEGDPNLVTAYALLALSYCRPTEIKPTGTGSTQSGGSARP
- a CDS encoding gamma-butyrobetaine hydroxylase-like domain-containing protein — protein: MSSPRPLALRLEGGDLVIEWNDGVTARYPPDRLRQLCPCATCKEINARGSSGEAPRVTLKEVTPVGNYAYKIGFSDGHDTGIYTLEYLYEIGLRS